CAATTTCTTGTCATTAGGAAAGTCCCTTGTTTGGAACGTGCTGATGATATTATGGATTTCAAAGATGAACGAGATGAGAACGTTCATGTATtcgatgacgatgatgataatgaggGTGGAGAGGAGCAGGAGGATACTGTTAACATGACTGGTTATACCACTATGCAGAAACTAGACCGTAAAACTGCGAAAGCACAGGGTAGTAATTTGATGGATAATTCTAGTGATATTGATGCCATGTTACAAGATATGGAAATACgagatgatgacgatgaccTGGAAGTCACAAGGAACGATGATAATATAACCAATTGTAAGAGACGATATTATGATCTTTATATTACATATTCTACATCTTATCGTGTACCTAAGATGTATATAGTAGGGTTTAATGGTGATGGATTACCTTTAACTCCGAAACAAATGtttgaagatatttcaCCTGATTATAGATCCAAAACTGCTACTATTGAAAAGCTGccatttttcaagaattcCATTCCTTCAGTATCGATCCACCCTTGTAAGCATGCTAATGTCATGAAAGTTTTATTAGACAAGGTTCGTATAGTgaatcaaagaagaagggaAGAACAGAATCACAATGAAAAGAATGACGAACTTGAGAAGAAGGAACGGGAGGAAGAAGGACAGCATCCAGATAAAGAGGGTTGGGAGGATTTAcaagatgatattaatgatacTATTCGTGCCGATCAATACTTGgttgtttttttaaaattcaTCACAAGTGTTACACCAAGTATCGAGCATGATTATACAATGGAAGGTTGgtgaaaaaagaaaattgcTTCATCATTGTTGTGCATACTCTCTAGTTTGTTTTAGGAATTCATAGTCGATATGTTTTACATCTTCTGTAATTACTAACTAATGAACGAAAAcacaaaaacaaaagcGTTTAAATAT
Above is a genomic segment from Naumovozyma dairenensis CBS 421 chromosome 6, complete genome containing:
- the ATG3 gene encoding Atg3p (similar to Saccharomyces cerevisiae ATG3 (YNR007C); ancestral locus Anc_6.297); its protein translation is MLRSTLSNWREYLTPITHKSTFLTTGQITPEEFVQAGDYLVNMFPIWKWNDDDNDINVNELSLRDFLPDEKQFLVIRKVPCLERADDIMDFKDERDENVHVFDDDDDNEGGEEQEDTVNMTGYTTMQKLDRKTAKAQGSNLMDNSSDIDAMLQDMEIRDDDDDLEVTRNDDNITNCKRRYYDLYITYSTSYRVPKMYIVGFNGDGLPLTPKQMFEDISPDYRSKTATIEKLPFFKNSIPSVSIHPCKHANVMKVLLDKVRIVNQRRREEQNHNEKNDELEKKEREEEGQHPDKEGWEDLQDDINDTIRADQYLVVFLKFITSVTPSIEHDYTMEGW